The proteins below are encoded in one region of Telopea speciosissima isolate NSW1024214 ecotype Mountain lineage chromosome 10, Tspe_v1, whole genome shotgun sequence:
- the LOC122644239 gene encoding non-specific lipid transfer protein GPI-anchored 5-like isoform X4 yields the protein MATKVMEIGMTLVAVLMAMLWVGASAQSSCTNALVSMSPCLNYITGNSSTPSSSCCSQLASVVKSQPQCLCQVLSGGGSSLGINVNQTQALALPGACNVQTPSVSKCNASPSPTETPSTPSSGTGSKTVPSTDASSDGSISKLSFSLLFFLLFVTSYSSTFASF from the exons ATGGCAACAAAAGTGATGGAAATCGGAATGACTCTGGTGGCAGTTCTCATGGCCATGCTCTGGGTAGGAGCCTCAGCTCAATCCAGTTGCACTAATGCTCTTGTTAGCATGTCCCCATGCCTCAACTACATTACAGGGAACTCATCAACTCCATCTTCCTCATGCTGCTCTCAGCTCGCCAGTGTTGTTAAGTCACAACCACAGTGTCTGTGCCAGGTCCTCAGCGGCGGAGGCTCTTCGTTGGGGATCAACGTCAACCAGACCCAGGCACTTGCACTCCCTGGTGCCTGCAATGTCCAAACTCCATCTGTTAGCAAGTGCAATG CTTCACCATCACCAACAGAAACACCAAGCACTCCATCATCAG GAACTGGATCCAAGACTGTCCCATCAACAGACGCATCATCAGATGGAAGCATTAGCAAATTGTCATTTTCTTTGctgttcttccttctctttgttACATCATACTCTTCAACCTTCGCCAGCTTCTAA
- the LOC122644239 gene encoding non-specific lipid transfer protein GPI-anchored 5-like isoform X3, with the protein MATKVMEIGMTLVAVLMAMLWVGASAQSSCTNALVSMSPCLNYITGNSSTPSSSCCSQLASVVKSQPQCLCQVLSGGGSSLGINVNQTQALALPGACNVQTPSVSKCNAASPSPTETPSTPSSGTGSKTVPSTDASSDGSISKLSFSLLFFLLFVTSYSSTFASF; encoded by the exons ATGGCAACAAAAGTGATGGAAATCGGAATGACTCTGGTGGCAGTTCTCATGGCCATGCTCTGGGTAGGAGCCTCAGCTCAATCCAGTTGCACTAATGCTCTTGTTAGCATGTCCCCATGCCTCAACTACATTACAGGGAACTCATCAACTCCATCTTCCTCATGCTGCTCTCAGCTCGCCAGTGTTGTTAAGTCACAACCACAGTGTCTGTGCCAGGTCCTCAGCGGCGGAGGCTCTTCGTTGGGGATCAACGTCAACCAGACCCAGGCACTTGCACTCCCTGGTGCCTGCAATGTCCAAACTCCATCTGTTAGCAAGTGCAATG CAGCTTCACCATCACCAACAGAAACACCAAGCACTCCATCATCAG GAACTGGATCCAAGACTGTCCCATCAACAGACGCATCATCAGATGGAAGCATTAGCAAATTGTCATTTTCTTTGctgttcttccttctctttgttACATCATACTCTTCAACCTTCGCCAGCTTCTAA
- the LOC122644239 gene encoding non-specific lipid transfer protein GPI-anchored 5-like isoform X2: protein MATKVMEIGMTLVAVLMAMLWVGASAQSSCTNALVSMSPCLNYITGNSSTPSSSCCSQLASVVKSQPQCLCQVLSGGGSSLGINVNQTQALALPGACNVQTPSVSKCNGTASPSPTETPSTPSSGTGSKTVPSTDASSDGSISKLSFSLLFFLLFVTSYSSTFASF from the exons ATGGCAACAAAAGTGATGGAAATCGGAATGACTCTGGTGGCAGTTCTCATGGCCATGCTCTGGGTAGGAGCCTCAGCTCAATCCAGTTGCACTAATGCTCTTGTTAGCATGTCCCCATGCCTCAACTACATTACAGGGAACTCATCAACTCCATCTTCCTCATGCTGCTCTCAGCTCGCCAGTGTTGTTAAGTCACAACCACAGTGTCTGTGCCAGGTCCTCAGCGGCGGAGGCTCTTCGTTGGGGATCAACGTCAACCAGACCCAGGCACTTGCACTCCCTGGTGCCTGCAATGTCCAAACTCCATCTGTTAGCAAGTGCAATGGTA CAGCTTCACCATCACCAACAGAAACACCAAGCACTCCATCATCAG GAACTGGATCCAAGACTGTCCCATCAACAGACGCATCATCAGATGGAAGCATTAGCAAATTGTCATTTTCTTTGctgttcttccttctctttgttACATCATACTCTTCAACCTTCGCCAGCTTCTAA
- the LOC122644239 gene encoding non-specific lipid transfer protein GPI-anchored 5-like isoform X1, producing MATKVMEIGMTLVAVLMAMLWVGASAQSSCTNALVSMSPCLNYITGNSSTPSSSCCSQLASVVKSQPQCLCQVLSGGGSSLGINVNQTQALALPGACNVQTPSVSKCNAASASPSPTETPSTPSSGTGSKTVPSTDASSDGSISKLSFSLLFFLLFVTSYSSTFASF from the exons ATGGCAACAAAAGTGATGGAAATCGGAATGACTCTGGTGGCAGTTCTCATGGCCATGCTCTGGGTAGGAGCCTCAGCTCAATCCAGTTGCACTAATGCTCTTGTTAGCATGTCCCCATGCCTCAACTACATTACAGGGAACTCATCAACTCCATCTTCCTCATGCTGCTCTCAGCTCGCCAGTGTTGTTAAGTCACAACCACAGTGTCTGTGCCAGGTCCTCAGCGGCGGAGGCTCTTCGTTGGGGATCAACGTCAACCAGACCCAGGCACTTGCACTCCCTGGTGCCTGCAATGTCCAAACTCCATCTGTTAGCAAGTGCAATG CTGCTTCAGCTTCACCATCACCAACAGAAACACCAAGCACTCCATCATCAG GAACTGGATCCAAGACTGTCCCATCAACAGACGCATCATCAGATGGAAGCATTAGCAAATTGTCATTTTCTTTGctgttcttccttctctttgttACATCATACTCTTCAACCTTCGCCAGCTTCTAA